TAGATTTCACCAGCTTTCTGCATGGCTTTCAGTTCTGTTGCACGAACCAAAAGCGATTGCAACTCACTTGTAGTGAAGTCTTTTAGTGTTAAAAAATGTCTCATAATCCTAATCGGTTAGTTTAATTTTTATTGAGCCTGGTGGTTTTTTACCAGGTTGACTACTTTTTCAATCATTTCATCTATTTGCTGGTTTTGGATAACAAATGGCGGTAGCAGGCGAATGGTGTCGCCACGAGTGACATTGATGAGTAGGTTTTGTTCCAAAGCTTTTTGCACTAAATCACCGCATGGATGGTCTAGTTGGATGCCAATCATAAATCCTTTTCCACGAATGTCGACAACGTGAGCAATATCTTTCAATGCTTCTTTAAAGCGTTCGACAATCATTTGGCCTTTGGTGTTCACATGTTCGATAAAGTTGTGTGTTTCCATGATGTGTAGGGTGGCAATTCCTGTCGCGCAGGCAAGCGGGTTGCCCCCGAAAGTTGTACCGTGGTTACCAGGCGCAAACACTTCAGCAGCTTTACCTTTTGCTAAGCAGGCGCCAATCGGCATACCGTTTCCTAGTGCTTTGGCAAGGGTCATGACATCTGGAACAATACCTTCGTGCTGGTGGGCAAACCATTTTCCGGTTCTGCCGATACCCGTCTGAATTTCATCCAGCATAAGTAACCAGTCGTTTTGCTCGCAAAGTGTTTTCAGTGCTTTTAGGTAGCCGTCTTTTGGAACGTGTACCCCGCCTTCGCCTTGAACAGGTTCTACTAGAATAGCGACAATGTCCGGGTCATTGCTAAGTGCTTCAATTGCACCAACATTGTCATAAGGTACACGAACGAATCCTTCAACTAGAGGGTAAAAACCGTCGTGAACTTTTTCGTTGCCTGTGGCGGAAAGGGTGGCAAGTGTTCTGCCGTGGAAGCTATTTTCCATAACGATGACTTTTGCGCGTTCAATGCCTTTTTGATGGCCAAATTTACGAGCAATTTTCAACGCTGCTTCATTGGCTTCAGCACCTGAATTGCTGAAGAAAACGCGATCCATATTGGATAAAGCTATCAGTTTTTCTGCCAGCTGCATCTGTTTTTCAACTTGATATAAGTTGGAGGTGTGAATCAACTGATTTGCTTGATTGCAAATGGCTTCGGCAATAGCAGGGTGTGCGTGTCCAAGACTACACACGGCAATACCGCTGACGGCATCAAGATATTCGTTATTATGGTTGTCTTTGAGTACGGCACCTGAACCGGACACAAACATAACCGGTAGCCGAGAATAGGTGTTCATAATCGCTTCAGAAGGTGTTGTCATACTCAGTTCTAATATCTCTTTATTTTTAAGGTACGTTTAAATTACTGCTTTGTTTATCGCTGTGCCATAAAACAAAAAAGCAATCGCAAGACGGGCTTGGGATTGCTTTCTTCATGAAAGTGGCATTTTTTGATTAGGAATCAAAGTAATGATTTTAGCGATAAAAAAATGAATTTCAAGCAAAAACGCGGTTATTTAGTCAATGAATTGTCATCTTTTCATTTTATAAAACGCGACGATTGGGATAAAATGATTCGTTTAAGGTAATAATTAAATCATAATTAACGAAGGATGTTGCAATGCGTACAATGAGTGACCGTGATGGCCTGATTTGGTTTGATGGTGAGATGGTGGACTGGCGTGAAGCCAAGACTCATGTGTTAACCCACACATTACACTACGGAATGGGTGTTTTTGAGGGGGTTCGTGCGTATGAAGCAGAGCAAGGAACTTCGATTTTTCGTCTAGAAGCGCATACTGACCGTTTGTTCAATTCGGCAAAAATCATGAATATGCCGATGCCTTTCTCCAAAGAAGAAATCAATGAAGCGCAACGTGCAGCGGTTCGCGAAAACAATTTGAAATCCGCCTACATTCGTCCGATGGTTTTTTACGGATCAGAAGGGATGGGGTTACGTGCAGATAATCTGAAAACACACATTATTGTCGCCGCATGGGAATGGGGCGCTTACATGGGTGAAGAGAATCTTCAACGCGGTATTAAAATCGCGACTTCTTCTTTCACGCGTCACCATGTTAACGTCACGATGACCAAAGCGAAATCAAACGGTGCCTATATGAACTCCATGTTGGCATTGCAAGAAGCCATTAGTCACGGCTGTGATGAAGCGTTATTGTTGGATACAGAAGGTTATGTATCGGAAGGTTCTGGTGAGAACTTCTTTATGGTGAAGGATGGTGTGCTTTACACGCCTGAATTGACGGCAGCGCTAGATGGTATTACTCGTAAAACCATCATTCAAATGGCGAAAGAAGAAGGGTTTGAAGTTCGCGAAAAACGTATTACTCGTGATGAAGTTTATATCGCAGACGAAGCTTTCTTTACTGGTACTGCGGCTGAAGTAACACCGATTCGTGAGCTGGATAACCGTCAAATCGGTTCAGGCTCTAGAGGACCGGTAACTGAGTTGTTGCAAACGAAATATTTTGATGTTGTGCATGGCCGTTCTGCCAAACACATGGATTGGTTAACGCCAGTCGCTTAAGATTTACGTTTTAAGAGAGAAGATATGTCGAATCAAACTGTTGTAAAAATAACCTATGATGATGTTCCTTTAACTTGTCCGATGAAAGGACAGGAGCAATGGAACTCTCACCCGAAAATCATGCTGCCGATTGAAGAAACCGGTAAATCAAAGTGTCCATATTGTGGGGCGGAGTATGTGCTGGAAGGATGGGATCCTAATCATAGTTCTCACTAATGGTGTGACACTTCCCCCAACCTGGTAGATTTTGCTGGGATGAATGAAAAAGCCCCGAAGTTGGAAACAATCTCGGGGCTTTTTTATTGGATCAAATATGGTTCGTTTAAACAGAATAATCTTTTGGTGTGGTAACCAGGTTAGGGTGATTCGGTTCAATACCATGTATCAGGTGTTTTTCAAACTCGTTCAAACGTTTCACCACTGAGATGAATTTGGTGATATCTGTCCATCTGTCAATCAAGTAGGAGAAGCTGTCATTTACTTTTCCGAATGCATTCCCGGTTTGAGTAACAATCCCTAAAGAGATTACGCCGGTAAAGAGTGAGGGTGCCATCAATAAATAAGGCAGAATAATCATCACTTGGCTATAAAGCGTACTCCAAAGTGTAAAGTAGGAGTAGTGGTTGAACATGCGGAAATAGTTTGTTCTAAGTCCGGTGAAGAGTTCTGTCAAGGAAGGAATGTTTGCAAAAGCTTTGTCATCCTCAGAGTAAACAAGTTGCTTCCGGTAGGCGGCTTCAACACGTTGGTTGTTATACTCCAGGCCTGGAAGCTTAATCCCCACGACATAGGAAATTAGTATTCCACCAATGGATGTGATTAAAGCAATCCATACCAGTGAGCCTTCAATATGGTCTAAATAAGGTAAAGTCACTTTGCTAGAGAGTGTCCAGAGAATTGGAATGAAGGCGATTAGTGTTAGGGCAGCTCGAAACATGCCCAGCCCTAAACTTTCCAGGCTCTTTGCAAACTCATAAGTGTCTTGTTGGATACGCTGTGAAGCCCCTTCTATAGTGTGTGGAGAGTTTTCCCAATGTGGCAGGTAGTGAAAGGTAATTGCTTGACGCCAGCGGAAAGAGTAGTGCTGTGCAAAGTAAAAGGCGAACATGGCGATAAAAATGTATGGGATAGCGATGTAGGTGAATTCAATCATGCTGTGCCAAAAAGCTTGGATGTCATTGGCTTTCTGTAGGATGTCGTAAAACTTACCATACCAAGAGTTCAGAAGTACTGTCAGATAGACTTGAAGCCACGTGACAGAAACCAACAGGAATATACCTCCCCAAGCCCATAGAGCCCATTCCTTGCGCCAGAAAAAACTTTTTAACATTGATTGTCCTTGTCTGATTTTATTTTGTTGCCCAGTTTAGTGGATATTTCAGTATGGCAGAAGCCTTGTTGTTGTATTTTCATAATGCATTCAGCGTTTTTAAAACGTTACTTGGGTTTCAGGTATAAAAAAACCCGCACGAGGCGGGTTTTTTAGCAGTCGAATGTCGATTAGCTTGAATAGTACATATCGAATTCGATTGGGTGAGTTGTTGCACGGAAGCGAGTAACTTCTTCCATTTTCAATGCGATGTAAGAATCGATTGCATCATCAGTGAATACACCACCTGCTTTCAAGAAGTCACGGTCTTTATCCAATTCAGACAAAGCTTCGTCTAGAGATGCACAAACTGTTTTGTAAGTTGCTTCTTCTTCTGGAGGAAGATCATATAGATCTTTCTCTGCAGGCTCGCCTGGATCGATCTTGTTAAGAATTCCGTCTAGACCAGCCATCATTGAAGCTGCGAACGCCAAGTATGGGTTTGCAGTAGGATCTGGGAAACGTAGCTCAACACGACGTGAACGCTCAGAAGGTGCGTATGGAATACGGATAGAAGCAGAACGGTTTTTGCCAGAGTATGCCAGTAGAATTGGCGCTTCGAAACCAGGAACCAAACGCTTGTAAGAGTTTGTACCAGGGTTAGTGAAAGCGTTCAATGCACGAGCATGCTTCATCAAGCCACCAATGTACCAGATTGCTTCTTGAGAAAGACCTGAGTAAACGTCACCAGCGAAGATGTTTTTACCATCTTTAGACAAAGACATGTTGATATGCATACCAGAACCGTTATCACCAACGATTGGCTTAGGCATGAAAGTCGCTGTTTTACCTAGCGCTTGGCATGTGTTATGTACTGCATATTTCAAAATTTGAACTTCATCAGCTTTTGCAGTCAAAGTGTTACCTGCAACCGCTAGCTCACATTGACCCCCGTTTGCTACTTCATGGTGGTGAGCTTCTAGTTTAAGGCCCATTGCTTCTGCCATTGCGCAGATGTCAGCACGTACTTCATGAAGTTGGTCAACTGGAGGAACTGGGAAGTAACCACCTTTAACTTTAGGGCGATGACCCATGTTACCGCCTTCATAAACTTTTTCCGTGTTCCAAGCGGCTTCATTACCATCGATTTTAACGAAGCTACCAGACATGTCCGCGCCCCAGCGAACATCGTCGAAAATAAAGAATTCAGGTTCTGGACCGAAGAACGCAGCATCAGCAACACCAGTTGATTTTAGGTAAGATTCTGCTTTCTTAGCGATACCACGAGGATCTTTTTCATAAGATTCCATGGTTGCTGGTTCAACGATCATACAACGAATGATAAGTGTTGGATCGTTTGTGAATGGATCCATGAAGAAACCGTCTGTTTGCGGCATCAATAGCATGTCTGAATCGTTAATGCCTTTCCACCCCTGGATGGAAGAACCGTCAAATGTTTCACCATCGGCAAAAAAGTCTTCGTCAACTTTTGATGCTGGAATCGTAACGTGTTGCTCTTTACCATGGGTGTCAGTGAATCGAAGATCAACCCACTTAACGTCGTTGTCTTTCATTAGGTCAAAGATTTCTTGTGACATGCTGTGTCCTTATCGTTGTGTTAAGAGCGCAAAAACAGCGCTGTTTTTATAGATTTAAACAGGCAAAATGATAGCTTGAACTGTGCCAAAATTCCAATTATTTTTTTGAATAACATAAGTGTATGAAATGTAAGAAAAAAGGATGTTCTTTGATGATGCGAGGTGATAATGAAAAAAGCTTACAATGCATCAAAATGGTGCAAATAAAATTCTTTTTTGGGGCGTAATAAAACTGTCAAGTTTACCTTGAAAGTTTAACCTACTTGTCATTTCCGTAAGCTATATTTCTTGGCGTAACTCATAGGTTAAGGGTTTCGTGTTTTTACGTATATTTTTTGCGTATTGGTTTCCAAGTGAACGAGTGGGTTCATATTTTACGAAATCATGGCATTTTTTGCTGTCAAATCGCGTCTATTCAGACAAGAATCTACATAGAGCAAAGAAGTTTTATTTGAAAAATACGAAACCTAAGTTTACATTACTTCGATAAGACCTGCTTTGTGCATAAAGAAAAAACTATATGTGCGCTACGTAGCCTGTCAGAACAGGGTGTAAAGCCGGAGTGCTATCAAGTTTTTGGAGTAAGTGCAAACATCAAGCCATTGCTTTGTTTGCGGGTGTTCTGGATAGGCAGGCAGGTTTTAGAATTTTAAGAGGAAAGGTAGATGGACAAAAGAGAATTTACATCACACATTTCGGGTGAGTTGAATCGCAACCTAGAAGATTTGTTTAACCATATCTTGGAAATGGGTGGTTTGGTCGAGAGCCAGTTCGAAGGGGTGATGATGGCTTTGACTGAGAGCAATGTTAATCGTGCACAAGAAGTTATTTTGTTGGACAGAGCTGTCAATAATGCGGAAATGGTGATTGATAAGCTTTGTGCAAAAGTCTTGGCAAGACAGCATCCTACAGCATCTGACTTAAGACTGATTATCGCGACGATTCGTATCGCGATTGACTTGGAGCGTATCGGTGATGAAATCGTTAAAATTGCCAAAATGGTGCTAACTTTTGCAAATGAACAAGTTGATAATTGTGCGATTTTGCCGGGTTACATTCCGTTGATTGATATGTCTAACCGTTCCATCAATATGTTGCACGATGCACTGGATGGTTTTGCGCGCGTTACAACAGAAGCTTCTTTGAAGTTAATTCAAGAAGAAGAAAGTGTTGATAATATCTACAAAGATGCGTACAAAGACGTTATTGATGGGTTCAAGACATCACCTGAAAATGCAGCATGTCTTGCAGAAATTTTAATTACGCTTCGTGCGGTAGAACGTATTTCAGATCACGCACGCAATATCGGTGAAAGTATTATTTACTTGATTAAAGGTAAGGACGTGAGAGAATTGGATAAAGCAAGCCTAGTAGCCTTTATCAATTCATTTGATCACGAGGGTTAAGACAAGATGTCAGATCGCCATACCGTGTTGGTTGTTGAAGATGAAGCCGCAATCCGAGATATGCTGAACTTCACTTTATCAGCAGCCGATTTTAACGTTATAGAAGCGCCGAATGCCGAACAAGGCTGGAACTTACTTTTAGAACACAAGCCTGATTGTATTATTCTAGACTGGATGCTTCCTGGTACATCGGGTGTTTCTTTAGCGCAAAGAATTCGTCAACATGATCAAGTCGGTCATACTCCGATATTGATGTTGACGGCAAAAGGTGAAGAAAACGATCAAGTAAAAGGCTTTGAAGCCGGGGCTGATGACTACGTCGTTAAGCCTTTCTCTCCGCGTGCGTTAGTGGCAAGGTGTCATGCATTGCTTAGACGTCACATGCCGGACAAGCATTCTTCTGAAGTTATTAAAGCAGGCACGCTACAGTTAGATTTAAGCAGTTATCGTTTCACAGTCGATGGTGAGGAGGTGAAGCTTGGTCCTACTGAATTTAAGTTGATGCACTTCTTTATGACACATTCGAATCGTGTCTATACTCGTTCACAATTATTAGATCATGTCTGGGGTGAAAGCATTATCGTTGAAGAAAGAACGGTGGATGTTCACATTAGACGCCTTAGAAAAATCTTAGAGCCTGTTGGTGCTGCTAACGTTATCCAAACCGTTAGGGGTGCAGGTTATCGTTTTTCTACAGAATAATCGCAAGTAGGTTTGTCACATTGACCGAAAGTGTATCAAGAGAACTCACCTGGACAATTGCAACCCTTTGGGGGGCACTTTTCATTGGTTGGCTGATTGAAGATTATGAGATTGCCGTTGCAGGCTATCTGGTTTTTTATCTGGCACGTCATTTCTATAGTTTAAGAAAGTTTGAGCTCTGGATAAAAGGAAGCTCAAAAGCACCTTATCCACCAGGGTCAGGTTTTTGGTCTGAAATAGGCTACCTGGTTTCGAGAAAACAGCGTTCGCTGGAAAAGTTAGCAGAGCTGCAGGCAAATAAGTATCAGCAATTGCAAGCGGCGTCGATGTCAATCCCTGATGCCATTGTCTCCATTGATCCCAATGGCAAAATCGAGTGGTTTAATGCAGCTGCAAAGCGTTTATTACACTTGAGACATTCAGACGTTACCCGTTCTTTGGAGCCCTTGGTCAGGGTGCCGGAATTTATAGCTTATCTTAAAAATGAAGATTATTCAAAGCCGCTTATTTTGCCTTCATTTAAAGGGATGAAGCGTGTCTTGAGTGTGTCAGTTTTTGAGTACTATCAGCATCACCGTTTGATTGTCATCAAAGACATCCATGAGTTATACAATCTGGCGCAGATTCGTAAAGACTTTATTGCCAATGCTTCGCATGAATTGAGAACACCTTTGACTGTATTTAATGGCTATCTCGAAATGATGATTGATATGCCGACGCAGGATGTGACTTGGCAGAAACCTTTAGAACAGATGCATAAGCAATCTTTAAGAATGCAGTCTATTATCAATGATCTGTTGACTTTGTCTGCAATGGAATCCGAGACGTTGACAGAAGACAGACAGGTGGTGGATGTGCCAGCCATTCTGGGAGGGTTGCAGCAAAATGCAGGGCTGATCAGTGCGGACAAGCATCAGTTTACATTTGAAGTCGAAGAGGGTTTAAAAATAGTGGGCTATCTGATGCCGCTAACCAGTGTGTTCACAAACCTTATTTCCAATGCCGTGCGCTACACGCCTGAAAACGGTCGCATAACGGTTCGCTGGTATCAAACACAAAAAGGTATTTTCTTTGAGGTAGAGGATACAGGTATCGGCATTGCTCAAGAACACATTCCTAGAGTGACTGAACGTTTCTATCGTGTTGATACAGCAAGGTCTAGAGATACTGGTGGCACAGGTCTTGGCCTAGCAATCGTAAAGCACATTCTTGAAAGACATCAGGCAGTGTTAACTATTCAAAGTCAGATACGTGTTGGCTCGAAGTTTACCTGTCGTTTCCCATTGGATTTGAAAGCGGATGAGAAAGCAGAGGAAGTTTAACTTCCTCTCGCTCCAGTATTACGGCACCATAATGCCGCGAATCGTAAAATAAATAAGTGCTGCAAGGAATGCAGAAGCCGGTACGGTAATCAGCCAAGCGGCGACGATTTTCAAGAATGCAGAGCGCTTAACCAATTCTTTTTGATAAACCTTGTTCAGTGACTTACGTTCTTTTTTCGTAAGCTCCACCGAGGCTTTATGTTGCTTAAGCTCTGCTAACATGTGTTTCTTCTGAATCAAGCTGGCACTGGAAAATTGCTTAATAAATTGATCTACATCTGTTTGACCTAAGCTTTGATAGTGCTCACGAATTTTTTGAATGGTTTTTGCATGATTGCGTTTCAGATATTCTCGTAAGAAACCAACACCGAAAATCCCACCCACAGCAATGTGGGTCGAGCTTACCGGTAAGCCTAACTGAGAAGCGACTATGACTGTAATTGCGGCTGACATGGCAATAGAGAAGGCTCTCATTTGATCCAAGTCGGTGATTTCTTCACCAACGGTTTTGATCAGTTTAGGACCAAAGAGTGCCAAGCCTAAGCTGATACCCAATGCGCCGATTAACATAATCCAAAGTGGAATGTTGGCAGTAGATGCGACACCGTCGTGGGCTATAGCATCATTAATAGCGGCAAGCGGGCCCACTGCATTCGCGACGTCGTTAGCGCCATGGGCAAAACTGAGAAGGGCTGCTGCAAAAATAAGTGGAATGGTGAAAAGTGTGTTGACACTAGCCTTTTCATTTTTCATGGCGCTGGCCTGCTTTTTCATGACCTGTCTTAAGACTAGATAAACCAAAACCGCAATACAAAAGCCAATCAATGCAGCGATAGAAAAGTCAGTTTTCCAAATCTTTTTGAAGCCTTTTAGGATGATGTATGTCGAGAAAGCCCAAGCCATAATGGCAATCAAAAGTGGGAGCATTTTTCTAGCAGCCGCAACCATATCTTCTTGGTAGGTGATGCTGCGTTTTATCCATAGTAGGAAGCTTGCGGCAATGATGCCTCCGATAACAGGAGAGATGACCCAGCTTGCGACGATGGATCCCATTCTATCCCAGTTCGCGATATCCCAGCCTGCTGCTGCAACGCCAGCGCCTAAAACGCCGCCAACGATGGAGTGCGTGGTGGAAACTGGTGCGCCAAGCGCTGTGGCGACATTAAGCCAGATAGCACCAGACAACAAAGCCGCCATCATCAACCAAACAAACGTATGTCCATCCTTGATTAGTGCGGGGTCAATAATACCGTTTTTAATTGTGTTGACGACATCGCCGCCAGCAATTAATGCTCCGGCAGACTCACAGATAGCTGCGATGATAATGGCGCCCGCCAGGGTGACGGCTTTTGAGCCGACAGCAGGACCGACATTGTTGGCGACATCGTTAGCACCGATGTTCATTGCCATGTAGCCACCAATCATCGCACCGACGACCAACTCAATGCTGAAGCTGCCGGAACCCACGTGTAGGTTGGCAGAAAAAATCATGATGAAGATGATAAAAAGAAGTGCGGTTCCGAGACGAAACATCTCTCGGCGACTTTTTAATGTTGCGTCTTCAATTTCATTTATGTTTTGGAATTCCATGAGATGACTTGGTTATGAATACTTAGTGTGCAAATTGTAATCAATTAAAGATGGTTTATGACAAAAATGTGACAAAAAATATTTATTGTAGGCGTTTCGTCGAGTTTGCAGATGTTCTGTCATCGAAATGTCATTCAAGCTTAACATTCCGTTTGGGTTTCTAAGACAAAATATTTGTTTTGAATTTTTACTTGGGAGAGTAGGTGTGAAGCGAATTGTTATGTTTACCATTGGTGTATTAAGTTCTTTGGCTTCAACGCAAGCGATATCGCAAACAACTCAACTGACTTCTGGTGACAAGAACAAGGTTTATTGCAACTTTACCAGATAATTGCATGGCCTTATTGTGAATAAGGCCGAAAGCGGTTTAGATTAATTCTATTTTAATATCACTAATCGGAATGACACTACAAGTAAGAATGTGGGCTTCATCCGTTTCATAAACGGTATCTTGAATATTCTCGACTTTGCCGGATAACAATCTTACCTCACAGGCTCCACAGTTTCCGCCTCGGCAGCTATAAGGCATATCAAACCCAGCTTCATCTAAACATTCTAATAATGTAAATTGATCTTCAAACTCACATTCTCCCTGACCGACTACGGTGATTTTGTGCATGGTGTTTCCCTATTGTTTATTTCAATTCAATCAAAGTTATTTTAACAGATTACGCTAAAACGATAAGTTAGGTTTGTGAAATCTGATTAGCTCTATAAAAACAAAAAAGGAGCCTGTTTAGCTCCTTTTTAGATTGGCTGGTGTTACCAAACCAATAGCTTATAGCCGTGCTCTTGAAGTGCCATCAGAGCGGCGGCGCCGACTTGCGCGTACTCAGCAAAAGGACGAATATCTTGGTCAGTCCAGCCAAT
This portion of the Hydrogenovibrio marinus genome encodes:
- a CDS encoding 2Fe-2S iron-sulfur cluster-binding protein — translated: MHKITVVGQGECEFEDQFTLLECLDEAGFDMPYSCRGGNCGACEVRLLSGKVENIQDTVYETDEAHILTCSVIPISDIKIELI
- a CDS encoding inorganic phosphate transporter is translated as MEFQNINEIEDATLKSRREMFRLGTALLFIIFIMIFSANLHVGSGSFSIELVVGAMIGGYMAMNIGANDVANNVGPAVGSKAVTLAGAIIIAAICESAGALIAGGDVVNTIKNGIIDPALIKDGHTFVWLMMAALLSGAIWLNVATALGAPVSTTHSIVGGVLGAGVAAAGWDIANWDRMGSIVASWVISPVIGGIIAASFLLWIKRSITYQEDMVAAARKMLPLLIAIMAWAFSTYIILKGFKKIWKTDFSIAALIGFCIAVLVYLVLRQVMKKQASAMKNEKASVNTLFTIPLIFAAALLSFAHGANDVANAVGPLAAINDAIAHDGVASTANIPLWIMLIGALGISLGLALFGPKLIKTVGEEITDLDQMRAFSIAMSAAITVIVASQLGLPVSSTHIAVGGIFGVGFLREYLKRNHAKTIQKIREHYQSLGQTDVDQFIKQFSSASLIQKKHMLAELKQHKASVELTKKERKSLNKVYQKELVKRSAFLKIVAAWLITVPASAFLAALIYFTIRGIMVP
- the phoU gene encoding phosphate signaling complex protein PhoU yields the protein MDKREFTSHISGELNRNLEDLFNHILEMGGLVESQFEGVMMALTESNVNRAQEVILLDRAVNNAEMVIDKLCAKVLARQHPTASDLRLIIATIRIAIDLERIGDEIVKIAKMVLTFANEQVDNCAILPGYIPLIDMSNRSINMLHDALDGFARVTTEASLKLIQEEESVDNIYKDAYKDVIDGFKTSPENAACLAEILITLRAVERISDHARNIGESIIYLIKGKDVRELDKASLVAFINSFDHEG
- a CDS encoding putative transporter; translated protein: MLKSFFWRKEWALWAWGGIFLLVSVTWLQVYLTVLLNSWYGKFYDILQKANDIQAFWHSMIEFTYIAIPYIFIAMFAFYFAQHYSFRWRQAITFHYLPHWENSPHTIEGASQRIQQDTYEFAKSLESLGLGMFRAALTLIAFIPILWTLSSKVTLPYLDHIEGSLVWIALITSIGGILISYVVGIKLPGLEYNNQRVEAAYRKQLVYSEDDKAFANIPSLTELFTGLRTNYFRMFNHYSYFTLWSTLYSQVMIILPYLLMAPSLFTGVISLGIVTQTGNAFGKVNDSFSYLIDRWTDITKFISVVKRLNEFEKHLIHGIEPNHPNLVTTPKDYSV
- the glnA gene encoding type I glutamate--ammonia ligase, which translates into the protein MSQEIFDLMKDNDVKWVDLRFTDTHGKEQHVTIPASKVDEDFFADGETFDGSSIQGWKGINDSDMLLMPQTDGFFMDPFTNDPTLIIRCMIVEPATMESYEKDPRGIAKKAESYLKSTGVADAAFFGPEPEFFIFDDVRWGADMSGSFVKIDGNEAAWNTEKVYEGGNMGHRPKVKGGYFPVPPVDQLHEVRADICAMAEAMGLKLEAHHHEVANGGQCELAVAGNTLTAKADEVQILKYAVHNTCQALGKTATFMPKPIVGDNGSGMHINMSLSKDGKNIFAGDVYSGLSQEAIWYIGGLMKHARALNAFTNPGTNSYKRLVPGFEAPILLAYSGKNRSASIRIPYAPSERSRRVELRFPDPTANPYLAFAASMMAGLDGILNKIDPGEPAEKDLYDLPPEEEATYKTVCASLDEALSELDKDRDFLKAGGVFTDDAIDSYIALKMEEVTRFRATTHPIEFDMYYSS
- a CDS encoding zinc-finger domain-containing protein, which gives rise to MSNQTVVKITYDDVPLTCPMKGQEQWNSHPKIMLPIEETGKSKCPYCGAEYVLEGWDPNHSSH
- the phoR gene encoding phosphate regulon sensor histidine kinase PhoR produces the protein MTESVSRELTWTIATLWGALFIGWLIEDYEIAVAGYLVFYLARHFYSLRKFELWIKGSSKAPYPPGSGFWSEIGYLVSRKQRSLEKLAELQANKYQQLQAASMSIPDAIVSIDPNGKIEWFNAAAKRLLHLRHSDVTRSLEPLVRVPEFIAYLKNEDYSKPLILPSFKGMKRVLSVSVFEYYQHHRLIVIKDIHELYNLAQIRKDFIANASHELRTPLTVFNGYLEMMIDMPTQDVTWQKPLEQMHKQSLRMQSIINDLLTLSAMESETLTEDRQVVDVPAILGGLQQNAGLISADKHQFTFEVEEGLKIVGYLMPLTSVFTNLISNAVRYTPENGRITVRWYQTQKGIFFEVEDTGIGIAQEHIPRVTERFYRVDTARSRDTGGTGLGLAIVKHILERHQAVLTIQSQIRVGSKFTCRFPLDLKADEKAEEV
- a CDS encoding acetylornithine transaminase; protein product: MTTPSEAIMNTYSRLPVMFVSGSGAVLKDNHNNEYLDAVSGIAVCSLGHAHPAIAEAICNQANQLIHTSNLYQVEKQMQLAEKLIALSNMDRVFFSNSGAEANEAALKIARKFGHQKGIERAKVIVMENSFHGRTLATLSATGNEKVHDGFYPLVEGFVRVPYDNVGAIEALSNDPDIVAILVEPVQGEGGVHVPKDGYLKALKTLCEQNDWLLMLDEIQTGIGRTGKWFAHQHEGIVPDVMTLAKALGNGMPIGACLAKGKAAEVFAPGNHGTTFGGNPLACATGIATLHIMETHNFIEHVNTKGQMIVERFKEALKDIAHVVDIRGKGFMIGIQLDHPCGDLVQKALEQNLLINVTRGDTIRLLPPFVIQNQQIDEMIEKVVNLVKNHQAQ
- a CDS encoding branched-chain amino acid transaminase, whose product is MRTMSDRDGLIWFDGEMVDWREAKTHVLTHTLHYGMGVFEGVRAYEAEQGTSIFRLEAHTDRLFNSAKIMNMPMPFSKEEINEAQRAAVRENNLKSAYIRPMVFYGSEGMGLRADNLKTHIIVAAWEWGAYMGEENLQRGIKIATSSFTRHHVNVTMTKAKSNGAYMNSMLALQEAISHGCDEALLLDTEGYVSEGSGENFFMVKDGVLYTPELTAALDGITRKTIIQMAKEEGFEVREKRITRDEVYIADEAFFTGTAAEVTPIRELDNRQIGSGSRGPVTELLQTKYFDVVHGRSAKHMDWLTPVA
- the phoB gene encoding phosphate regulon transcriptional regulator PhoB; this translates as MSDRHTVLVVEDEAAIRDMLNFTLSAADFNVIEAPNAEQGWNLLLEHKPDCIILDWMLPGTSGVSLAQRIRQHDQVGHTPILMLTAKGEENDQVKGFEAGADDYVVKPFSPRALVARCHALLRRHMPDKHSSEVIKAGTLQLDLSSYRFTVDGEEVKLGPTEFKLMHFFMTHSNRVYTRSQLLDHVWGESIIVEERTVDVHIRRLRKILEPVGAANVIQTVRGAGYRFSTE